The following proteins are encoded in a genomic region of Corythoichthys intestinalis isolate RoL2023-P3 chromosome 5, ASM3026506v1, whole genome shotgun sequence:
- the sspn gene encoding sarcospan: protein MGQKGSSEQRDGSKTREDSSAADDNHKCRVCRFPLLVALSQLLLGVAVTVVAFLMLAISPSLLARETPHWAGIFMCVVAIVGFILYCVTYRPDERSTVQFIVKLLYFVFSTIGLVISVLVVAFAGYHHAQTSSFSCLTSAEACVCTLDPRDPIARTFTYEGVSDCQEITETLVLYHMLQIVLNLAQAFFCAVATFIMWKHRYQVFFSGLQIGSLQRWNKI, encoded by the exons TGCAGCAGACGACAACCACAAGTGCAGAGTGTGCCGCTTTCCTCTGCTCGTGGCCTTGTCGCAGCTGCTCTTGGGGGTAGCCGTCACTGTGGTGGCCTTCCTCATGCTGGCCATCAGCCCTTCACTGTTGGCCAGAGAGACGCCACACTGGGCTGGGATCTTT ATGTGTGTGGTTGCCATTGTGGGATTCATCCTGTACTGTGTCACCTACCGCCCAGATGAGCGTTCAACTGTGCAGTTCATTGTCAAG CTCCTGTACTTCGTGTTCAGTACaattggcctggtcatatccgtGTTGGTTGTGGCTTTCGCTGGATACCACCACGCGCAGACCAGCAGCTTCAGTTGTCTGACCTCCGCAGAGGCCTGCGTGTGCACGTTGGACCCCCGCGACCCAATTGCTCGCACTTTTACTTATGAAGGTGTCAGCGACTGTCAGGAGATTACAGAGACACTTGTACTCTACCATATGCTCCAGATTGTGCTCAACCTGGCTCAGGCCTTCTTCTGTGCTGTGGCTACCTTCATCATGTGGAAGCACCGCTACCAAGTCTTCTTCTCTGGTCTTCAAATCGGATCCCTACAGCGGTGGAACAAGATTTAA